In a genomic window of Cystobacter fuscus DSM 2262:
- a CDS encoding ATP-binding protein has product MSNERDLLEQAMAVLEAQRTVLGHEATEAALAALRVRIAALASHVPFERRHVTVLFGDLCGFTALSERMDPEDVSELMNQLWERVDGAILRHGGRIDKHIGDAVMALWGTEGASEDDAEQALHAALDIQAQLAAFPAAPPEGLHMRIGIHTGPVLLGVVGTRGELTVMGDTVNTASRLEQAAPVDGILISHNTWRHVSGAFAAEPLAPLRLKGKQEPLQVYRVTEAKPRAFLRRGRGLDGVWARLVGREHETRQLRAALQAVLAGNGSHRVTLTGEAGIGKSRLLGEFETWLESLDTSPRCLRGRASPEMRRHPNALLRDLFSFHLQVQESDPPSVVRTRLEDSFHEAFGPGESSRIRAHLAGSLIGFDFSNSPHLKGTPMDEQSLRARGLESLGEYFRALLRREPMVLFLEDIHWADDSALDLLERLHETLAPEQLLVVCTARPEFFERRPGWAHAPAHVRLELRPLSPDDSHRLVAELLRKVESIPPALEELVVTRAEGNPFYLEELIQMLLEEGVILAGKEHWRVEPHRLTSLKVPPTLSGVLQARLDSLPAHEREVLQRASVVGRVFWDEPLLTMGGALPDGVSLHDTLAALQERELIFEQSSSAFAGAHEYTFKHAIVREVAYDTVLKRERRAFHGWIAEWLQARGGERSREHLGLLADHLESSGQGERAATFLRRAAEEALSLFAHAEARAFLQRALALSSEDNVTERYAIVAASERVHAIQGERREQRVDLDHMEAWAERLDDDRRRTEAALRRALYAVEVGEFAMGEQAVQRAIWLAQQQGDMASEALAHLYWGRMLRHLRGDFTSAREHLERSLSLAESARLPQLEVESLLNLSAVMHEGGELSASIPPIQRVIPFCQSMGDRWLECSARRYLAYVRKSLGDFAAARAGFEQTLQFSRVIGYRFWEAMDYTNLARIHYHLGDPAGALELSEQGLRIGEDIGSLRYQGYAWMSRGLALGALERLSEAREAYQRSRDIRACIRMPHLEHEAMTGLAAVALMGGELHEALELVEQLLPHLEGMHRGVEEPFWIWLTCFRVLRAHQDARAPHLLEAAHQRLQAQADKLREEELRRFFLSIPTHRTIQVEWRRQKDVRGSPGRERPLLETS; this is encoded by the coding sequence ATGAGCAACGAACGCGACCTGCTCGAGCAGGCCATGGCGGTGTTGGAAGCCCAGCGCACGGTACTCGGCCACGAGGCCACCGAGGCCGCGCTGGCCGCCTTGCGCGTCCGGATCGCCGCCCTCGCCTCGCACGTCCCCTTCGAGCGCCGGCACGTCACCGTGCTCTTCGGCGACCTGTGTGGCTTCACCGCGCTGAGCGAGCGGATGGATCCCGAGGACGTCAGCGAGCTGATGAACCAGCTGTGGGAGCGCGTGGACGGGGCCATCCTCCGGCACGGCGGGCGCATCGACAAGCACATCGGGGATGCCGTCATGGCGCTCTGGGGAACGGAGGGCGCGAGCGAGGACGACGCCGAGCAGGCGCTCCACGCGGCCCTGGACATCCAGGCGCAGCTGGCCGCCTTCCCCGCGGCGCCGCCGGAAGGGCTGCACATGCGCATCGGCATCCACACGGGGCCGGTGCTGCTGGGCGTGGTGGGCACGCGCGGGGAGCTCACGGTGATGGGCGACACCGTCAACACCGCGAGCCGCCTGGAGCAGGCCGCGCCCGTGGACGGAATCCTCATCTCGCACAACACCTGGCGCCACGTGAGCGGGGCCTTCGCGGCCGAGCCCCTGGCGCCCCTGCGGCTCAAGGGCAAACAGGAGCCCCTGCAGGTGTACCGGGTGACGGAGGCCAAGCCCCGGGCCTTCCTGCGGCGGGGCCGGGGTCTGGATGGGGTCTGGGCCCGGCTGGTGGGACGCGAGCACGAGACGCGCCAGCTGCGCGCGGCGCTCCAGGCGGTGCTCGCGGGCAACGGCAGCCACCGGGTGACGCTCACGGGCGAGGCGGGCATCGGCAAGTCGCGGCTGCTCGGCGAGTTCGAGACGTGGCTCGAGTCGCTGGACACGTCCCCCCGCTGTCTCCGGGGACGCGCCAGTCCGGAAATGCGCCGGCACCCCAACGCCCTCTTGCGCGACCTGTTCTCCTTCCACCTCCAGGTGCAGGAGAGCGACCCGCCCAGCGTGGTGCGCACCCGGCTGGAGGACAGCTTCCACGAGGCGTTCGGCCCCGGGGAGTCGAGCCGCATCCGCGCTCACCTCGCCGGCTCGCTCATCGGCTTCGACTTCAGCAACAGCCCCCACCTCAAGGGCACGCCCATGGACGAGCAGAGCCTGCGGGCCCGGGGCCTGGAGTCGCTCGGCGAGTACTTCCGCGCCCTCCTGCGGCGCGAGCCCATGGTGCTCTTCCTGGAGGACATCCACTGGGCGGACGACAGCGCGTTGGACTTGCTCGAGCGCCTGCACGAGACGCTCGCGCCCGAGCAGCTGCTCGTGGTGTGCACCGCGCGGCCCGAGTTCTTCGAGCGGCGTCCCGGCTGGGCCCACGCCCCCGCCCATGTCCGGCTGGAGCTGCGGCCCCTGTCCCCGGACGACAGCCACCGGCTGGTGGCGGAGCTGCTGCGCAAGGTGGAGTCCATTCCCCCGGCGCTCGAGGAGCTCGTCGTCACGCGCGCCGAGGGCAATCCCTTCTACCTGGAGGAGCTCATCCAGATGCTCCTGGAGGAGGGCGTCATCCTCGCCGGCAAGGAGCACTGGCGCGTCGAGCCCCACCGGCTCACCTCGCTCAAGGTGCCCCCCACGCTCAGTGGCGTGCTCCAGGCGCGGCTGGACAGCCTGCCCGCGCACGAGCGCGAGGTGCTCCAGCGCGCCTCGGTGGTGGGCCGCGTCTTCTGGGACGAGCCCCTGCTGACGATGGGCGGCGCCCTGCCCGATGGCGTGTCCCTGCATGACACGCTGGCGGCGCTCCAGGAGCGCGAGCTCATCTTCGAGCAGTCCAGCTCCGCCTTCGCCGGGGCGCACGAGTACACCTTCAAGCACGCCATCGTGCGCGAGGTGGCCTATGACACCGTGCTCAAGCGCGAGCGGCGCGCCTTCCACGGGTGGATCGCCGAGTGGTTGCAGGCACGCGGAGGCGAGCGCTCGCGCGAGCACCTGGGACTGCTCGCGGATCACCTGGAGTCCTCTGGCCAGGGCGAGCGCGCGGCCACGTTCCTGCGGCGCGCCGCGGAGGAGGCCCTGTCCCTGTTCGCCCACGCCGAGGCGCGCGCCTTCCTCCAGCGGGCGCTCGCCCTGAGCTCCGAGGACAATGTCACCGAGCGCTACGCCATCGTGGCGGCGAGTGAGCGCGTCCACGCCATCCAGGGCGAGCGGCGCGAGCAACGCGTGGACCTGGACCACATGGAGGCGTGGGCCGAGCGGCTCGACGACGATCGGCGGAGGACCGAGGCGGCCCTGCGCCGGGCGCTGTATGCCGTGGAGGTCGGCGAGTTCGCGATGGGGGAGCAGGCGGTGCAGCGGGCCATCTGGCTCGCCCAGCAGCAGGGGGACATGGCCAGCGAGGCCCTCGCCCATCTGTACTGGGGACGGATGCTGCGCCACCTCCGGGGCGACTTCACCAGCGCCCGCGAGCACCTGGAGCGCAGCCTCTCGCTCGCCGAGTCGGCGCGGCTGCCCCAACTGGAGGTGGAGAGCCTGCTCAACCTCAGCGCCGTCATGCACGAGGGGGGTGAGCTGTCGGCGAGCATCCCGCCCATCCAGCGCGTCATCCCCTTCTGCCAGTCCATGGGGGACCGCTGGTTGGAGTGCTCGGCGCGGCGCTACCTCGCCTACGTGCGCAAGAGCCTGGGAGACTTCGCCGCGGCCCGGGCCGGCTTCGAGCAGACGCTCCAGTTCAGCCGGGTCATCGGCTACCGGTTCTGGGAGGCCATGGACTACACCAACCTCGCGCGGATCCACTACCACCTGGGCGATCCCGCCGGCGCGCTCGAGCTGAGCGAGCAGGGCCTGCGCATCGGCGAGGACATTGGCAGCCTGCGCTACCAGGGCTACGCGTGGATGAGCCGGGGCCTCGCCCTGGGCGCCCTGGAGCGCCTGTCCGAGGCACGCGAGGCCTACCAGCGCTCGCGCGACATCCGGGCGTGCATCCGCATGCCCCACCTGGAGCACGAGGCCATGACGGGGCTGGCCGCCGTGGCGCTGATGGGCGGGGAGCTCCACGAGGCGCTCGAGCTCGTCGAGCAGCTCCTGCCCCACCTGGAAGGCATGCACCGGGGCGTGGAGGAGCCCTTCTGGATCTGGCTCACCTGCTTCCGGGTGCTCCGGGCCCACCAGGACGCGCGCGCCCCCCACCTGCTGGAAGCCGCCCACCAGCGGCTCCAGGCCCAGGCCGACAAGCTGCGCGAGGAGGAGCTGCGGCGCTTCTTCCTGTCCATTCCCACCCACCGGACGATCCAGGTGGAGTGGCGCCGGCAAAAGGACGTACGGGGCTCGCCCGGTCGCGAGCGGCCCCTCCTGGAGACCTCCTAG
- a CDS encoding M14 family metallopeptidase, giving the protein MLLSALLALTLHQTPLTTVAEQSGWLRTGRYAEVETLCRAFPKRYPGKVRCDSFGTTPEGRPLLVLTASADGTLTPAAAAKKGRPVVFFQGGIHAGEIDGKDAGFWLLRDVLDGKALPGVLQGVTAVFVPVFNVDGHERFGLNNRPNQVGPEEMGWRVTAQGFNLNRDYVKADAPEMGALLTLLHTWDPLVSIDLHVTDGAQFEHDVSVQLEPRKTGPEPLRAPGEKLRQELFTALEAQGHLPLPFYPSFRQEDDPRSGVSYGVAPPRFSNAYWMVNRRYGVLVETHSWKPYAHRVATTRHVLEGLLRLVARDGQALMKARAAVDAEAEAGKAREVVLAWETTDKSRPIDFRGYAYERSPSDLSQRPWIRYDPTKPQVWTIPYFEELRPALTTTLPAGGYLVPPAHAEWVARKLTVHGLRFQRLGQALPPTGVEVFRATEASFRPGSYEGRQPLSVKGQWTKESWPLPAGTLYVPAAQKSAPLLAHLFEPLGPDSLLAWGFFNNHFEQKEYIEDYVVEPFAREVLAKDPAVKAAWEERLKDKAFAGDARARLRFFAERHPAWDSRLNLYPIFRTDSAPTGLKAGR; this is encoded by the coding sequence ATGCTCCTGTCCGCCCTCCTCGCCCTGACGCTCCACCAGACGCCTCTCACCACCGTCGCCGAGCAGAGCGGGTGGCTCCGCACCGGCCGCTACGCCGAGGTGGAGACGCTCTGCCGCGCCTTCCCCAAGCGCTACCCCGGCAAGGTGCGCTGCGACTCCTTCGGCACCACTCCCGAGGGCCGCCCCCTGCTGGTGCTCACCGCGAGCGCGGATGGCACCCTCACCCCCGCCGCGGCGGCGAAGAAGGGCCGCCCCGTCGTCTTCTTCCAGGGCGGCATCCACGCCGGGGAAATCGATGGCAAGGACGCGGGCTTCTGGCTCCTGCGCGACGTGCTCGACGGCAAGGCGCTGCCAGGGGTGCTCCAGGGCGTGACGGCCGTCTTCGTGCCCGTCTTCAACGTGGATGGCCACGAGCGCTTCGGCCTCAACAACCGCCCCAACCAGGTGGGCCCCGAGGAGATGGGCTGGCGCGTCACCGCGCAGGGCTTCAACCTCAACCGCGACTACGTCAAGGCGGACGCCCCGGAGATGGGCGCCCTGCTCACCCTGCTGCACACGTGGGATCCCCTCGTCTCCATCGACCTGCACGTCACCGACGGCGCCCAGTTCGAGCACGACGTGAGCGTGCAGTTGGAGCCGCGGAAGACGGGCCCCGAGCCGCTAAGGGCCCCCGGCGAGAAGCTGCGCCAGGAGCTCTTCACCGCCCTGGAGGCCCAGGGCCACCTGCCCCTGCCCTTCTATCCCTCGTTCCGCCAGGAGGATGATCCCCGCTCGGGCGTGAGCTACGGCGTGGCACCGCCGCGCTTCAGCAACGCCTACTGGATGGTGAACCGGCGCTACGGCGTGCTGGTGGAGACCCACTCGTGGAAGCCCTACGCGCACCGCGTGGCCACCACGCGCCACGTGCTGGAGGGGCTCTTGCGCCTCGTCGCCCGGGACGGCCAGGCGCTCATGAAGGCCCGCGCGGCGGTGGACGCCGAGGCCGAGGCCGGCAAGGCGCGCGAGGTGGTGCTCGCCTGGGAGACCACGGACAAGAGCCGCCCCATCGACTTCCGCGGCTATGCCTATGAGCGCTCGCCCTCCGACCTCAGCCAGCGGCCGTGGATCCGCTACGATCCCACGAAGCCCCAGGTGTGGACGATTCCCTACTTCGAGGAGCTCCGCCCCGCCCTCACCACCACCCTGCCCGCGGGCGGCTACCTCGTGCCCCCGGCCCACGCGGAGTGGGTGGCCCGCAAGCTCACCGTCCACGGCCTGCGCTTCCAGCGGCTCGGCCAGGCCCTGCCCCCCACCGGGGTGGAGGTGTTCCGCGCCACCGAGGCCTCCTTCCGCCCCGGCTCCTACGAGGGCCGGCAGCCCCTGTCCGTGAAGGGCCAGTGGACCAAGGAGTCCTGGCCGCTGCCGGCCGGCACCCTCTACGTGCCCGCCGCGCAGAAGAGCGCTCCCCTGCTCGCCCACCTGTTCGAGCCTCTCGGGCCGGACTCGCTCCTGGCCTGGGGCTTCTTCAACAACCACTTCGAGCAGAAGGAGTACATCGAGGACTACGTGGTGGAGCCCTTCGCCCGGGAGGTGCTGGCGAAGGACCCCGCCGTGAAGGCCGCGTGGGAGGAGCGCCTGAAGGACAAGGCCTTCGCCGGGGATGCACGCGCCCGCCTGCGCTTCTTCGCCGAGCGGCACCCCGCCTGGGACTCGCGACTCAACCTCTACCCCATCTTCCGCACGGACTCCGCGCCCACGGGCCTGAAAGCCGGACGGTGA
- a CDS encoding MBL fold metallo-hydrolase, whose protein sequence is MALRFKNLDGSGPHPMSTVFQWAVADKVAGRRRKSAATCAMRRVEPDLAVLAVPPAPGEGARLTWLGHASWLVQLEGVSLLIDPVLRDSIPGFIRRNVPPGVPTGQLPPIQATLVSHNHYDHLDLPTVRQVGAPVIGGLGLTRYFQRTGLSVTELDWWGSTRVGAVTVHFVPAQHWSRRGLADVNETLWGGFVVEGTHTRVYHSGDTAYFEGFREIGRRFPGIDAALLPIGAYDPEWFMEKQHMNPEQAVQAYEDLGARRFLAMHWGTFKLTDEPLDEPPQRLDAEWKRRALPVEPLHVLAVGESLTVAPGAPRQG, encoded by the coding sequence ATGGCGTTGCGCTTCAAGAACCTGGATGGCAGTGGCCCCCATCCCATGTCCACCGTCTTCCAGTGGGCGGTGGCGGACAAGGTGGCCGGCAGGCGCCGCAAGAGCGCGGCCACCTGCGCCATGCGTCGCGTGGAGCCGGACCTCGCCGTCCTGGCCGTGCCCCCCGCCCCCGGTGAGGGCGCGCGCCTGACCTGGCTGGGTCACGCGAGCTGGCTCGTCCAGCTCGAGGGCGTGTCGCTGCTCATCGATCCCGTGCTGCGCGACAGCATTCCCGGCTTCATCCGCCGCAACGTGCCCCCCGGGGTGCCGACCGGCCAGCTGCCCCCCATCCAGGCCACGCTGGTGTCCCACAACCACTATGATCACCTGGACCTGCCCACCGTGCGCCAGGTGGGCGCGCCCGTCATCGGGGGACTCGGCCTGACGCGCTACTTCCAGCGCACCGGCCTGTCCGTCACCGAGCTGGACTGGTGGGGCTCCACACGCGTGGGGGCCGTCACCGTGCACTTCGTCCCCGCCCAGCACTGGAGCCGCCGCGGCCTCGCGGACGTCAACGAGACGCTCTGGGGCGGCTTCGTGGTGGAGGGCACCCACACCCGCGTCTACCACTCGGGCGACACCGCCTACTTCGAGGGCTTCCGGGAGATCGGCCGGCGCTTTCCCGGCATCGACGCCGCCCTGCTGCCCATCGGCGCTTATGACCCGGAGTGGTTCATGGAGAAGCAGCACATGAACCCCGAGCAGGCGGTCCAGGCCTACGAGGACCTCGGCGCCCGGCGCTTCCTCGCCATGCACTGGGGAACCTTCAAGCTCACCGACGAGCCCCTCGACGAGCCTCCCCAGCGGCTGGACGCCGAGTGGAAGCGGCGCGCGCTCCCGGTGGAGCCCCTGCACGTGCTCGCCGTGGGCGAGAGCCTCACCGTTGCGCCGGGCGCTCCACGACAGGGTTGA
- the sthA gene encoding Si-specific NAD(P)(+) transhydrogenase, with product MSVRHFDIVVIGSGPGGEGAAMKAAKSGKRVCVVEQRPLVGGACTHTATIPSKALRHAIQRLVDVQMDHPELRVELGHRWKFKDMMRSASTVVSRQVQLRTTFYERNRVELVVGRARFLDAHTLEVDEPRGASEQLSAKSFVLATGSRPYHPPDLDFQHPRVFDSDTIFTLRETPMTMIIYGAGVIGCEYASMFRQLGVKVDLVNTRERLLSFLDDEISDALSYHLREQGVLIRHQEQMERVETRDDGVVLHLKSGKRLRADVFLWANGRTGNTQDIGLEALGIQLDSRGNIQVNDAYQTVVPHIYAVGDVVGIPSLASASYDQGRFAATHIVEGRLEHKLVKDIPSGIYTSPEISSLGRNEQELTRQGVPYEVGHAFFKSLARAQITGRTVGMLKLLFHRDTREILGIHCFGDNASEIIHIGQAIMSQDGPGNSIDYFINTTFNYPTMAEAYRVAALNGLNRLFEH from the coding sequence ATGAGCGTGCGGCATTTCGACATCGTGGTGATCGGCTCGGGCCCCGGCGGGGAGGGCGCGGCCATGAAGGCGGCCAAGTCCGGCAAGCGGGTGTGCGTGGTGGAGCAGCGTCCGCTGGTGGGCGGAGCCTGCACCCATACGGCCACCATTCCCTCCAAGGCGCTCCGGCACGCCATCCAACGCCTCGTGGACGTACAGATGGACCACCCGGAGCTGCGCGTGGAGCTGGGCCATCGCTGGAAGTTCAAGGACATGATGCGCTCGGCGTCCACGGTGGTGTCGCGCCAGGTGCAGCTGCGCACCACCTTCTACGAGCGCAACCGGGTGGAGCTGGTGGTGGGGCGGGCGCGCTTCCTGGACGCCCACACGCTCGAGGTGGACGAGCCCAGGGGCGCGAGCGAGCAGCTGTCCGCCAAGTCCTTCGTGCTGGCCACGGGCTCGCGGCCCTATCACCCGCCGGACCTGGACTTCCAGCACCCGCGCGTCTTCGACTCGGACACCATCTTCACCCTGCGCGAGACGCCGATGACGATGATCATCTACGGCGCGGGCGTCATCGGGTGCGAGTACGCGTCCATGTTCCGGCAGCTGGGCGTGAAGGTGGACCTGGTGAACACGCGCGAGCGGCTGCTGTCCTTCCTGGACGATGAGATCTCCGACGCGCTGTCCTACCACCTGCGCGAGCAGGGCGTGCTCATCCGCCACCAGGAGCAGATGGAGCGCGTGGAGACGCGGGACGATGGGGTGGTGCTGCACCTCAAGAGCGGCAAGCGCCTGCGCGCGGACGTCTTCCTGTGGGCCAACGGGCGCACCGGCAACACCCAGGACATCGGGCTGGAGGCGCTGGGCATCCAACTGGACTCGCGCGGCAACATCCAGGTGAACGACGCCTACCAGACGGTGGTGCCGCACATCTACGCGGTGGGCGACGTGGTGGGCATTCCCTCGCTGGCGAGCGCCTCGTATGACCAGGGCCGCTTCGCCGCCACGCACATCGTCGAGGGACGGCTGGAGCACAAGCTGGTGAAGGACATCCCCAGCGGCATCTACACCAGCCCGGAGATCAGCAGCCTGGGCCGCAACGAGCAGGAGCTCACGCGTCAGGGCGTGCCCTACGAAGTGGGCCACGCGTTCTTCAAGAGCCTGGCGCGCGCTCAAATCACCGGCCGCACGGTGGGCATGCTCAAGCTGCTCTTCCACCGCGACACGCGGGAGATCCTCGGCATCCACTGCTTCGGGGACAACGCCTCGGAGATCATCCACATCGGCCAGGCCATCATGTCCCAGGACGGGCCGGGTAACTCCATCGACTACTTCATCAACACCACTTTCAACTACCCCACCATGGCCGAGGCCTACCGCGTGGCGGCGCTCAACGGACTCAACCGCCTGTTCGAGCACTGA
- a CDS encoding vWA domain-containing protein, producing MRKTRRLWIAGLAVLTLVGCSGMDIGGGVGAPGGDMGGTPGGIQDIALARRKIDAGQIPFAEDFIAEGLYAEHDLPLEGPPCAQVLCLRTATGIATAIDTDRQEVFVQVGFSSNVDPSTFRRQPLDAALVIDHSGSMQGEPMEAVKEAARRLVAKLDENDTLSLVIFDHTSQVLVKQAPVRDREALLRAIGTIQVAGSTCIECGLRDGYQQLATRGLDASRSRRVFLFTDAMPNVGQTQQSEFMTLLRDHSREGRDLTLFGVNLAFDQAFVTAITSVRGANAFYLSGAERTRAVFDEDFDYLVTPIAYDLKMVLTPAQGFRVEAVYGIPGVAPGASLASLELPTVFLSRRRGAILARLSREADIQPAQRMLSEEFSFTPARGEASPPTLLTASYEGSEPLSSTGTWYSEDTVRKTAALTNFILGARAACTSWHAGDKARARELADRTVELLRTHAEQLDDAALRAEVELASKLAALMVP from the coding sequence ATGCGCAAGACGAGGCGGTTGTGGATCGCAGGGCTGGCGGTACTGACACTGGTGGGTTGTTCCGGGATGGACATCGGAGGTGGTGTTGGCGCTCCCGGTGGGGACATGGGAGGGACGCCTGGCGGAATCCAGGACATCGCGCTGGCGCGGCGGAAGATCGACGCGGGGCAGATTCCCTTCGCGGAAGACTTCATCGCCGAGGGGCTCTACGCGGAGCATGATCTTCCCCTGGAGGGCCCGCCCTGTGCGCAGGTGTTGTGTCTGCGCACGGCCACGGGCATCGCGACGGCCATCGACACGGACCGCCAGGAGGTGTTCGTGCAGGTGGGGTTCTCGTCCAACGTGGATCCCTCCACCTTCCGCCGCCAGCCGCTCGACGCGGCGCTGGTCATCGATCACTCCGGCTCCATGCAGGGCGAGCCGATGGAGGCCGTGAAGGAAGCGGCGCGCCGGTTGGTGGCGAAGCTGGACGAGAACGACACCCTCTCGCTGGTCATCTTCGATCACACCTCCCAGGTGCTGGTGAAGCAGGCCCCCGTGCGCGACCGCGAGGCCCTGCTGCGCGCCATCGGCACCATCCAGGTGGCCGGCTCGACGTGCATCGAGTGCGGACTGCGCGATGGCTACCAACAACTCGCCACGCGCGGGCTGGACGCGTCACGCTCCCGCCGCGTCTTCCTCTTCACGGATGCGATGCCCAACGTGGGCCAGACGCAGCAGAGCGAATTCATGACGCTGCTGCGCGACCACTCCCGCGAGGGCCGGGACCTGACCCTCTTCGGGGTGAACCTCGCGTTCGATCAGGCCTTCGTCACGGCCATCACCTCCGTGCGGGGCGCCAATGCCTTCTACCTGAGCGGCGCCGAGCGCACCCGGGCGGTTTTCGACGAGGACTTCGACTACCTGGTGACGCCCATCGCGTATGACTTGAAGATGGTGCTCACGCCCGCCCAGGGCTTCCGGGTGGAGGCGGTGTATGGAATTCCCGGGGTGGCGCCCGGCGCGAGCCTGGCCTCGCTGGAGCTCCCCACGGTCTTCCTCTCCCGGCGGCGCGGCGCCATCCTCGCGCGCCTCTCCCGGGAGGCGGACATCCAGCCCGCGCAGCGGATGCTGTCGGAGGAGTTCTCCTTCACGCCCGCTCGCGGCGAGGCGAGCCCGCCCACGCTCCTGACGGCGAGCTACGAGGGCAGCGAGCCGCTCTCGTCCACCGGCACGTGGTACTCCGAGGACACGGTGCGCAAGACGGCGGCCCTGACGAACTTCATCCTCGGCGCCCGGGCGGCGTGCACGTCCTGGCACGCGGGGGACAAGGCGCGGGCCCGGGAGCTGGCGGACCGGACGGTGGAGTTGCTGCGCACCCATGCGGAGCAACTGGACGACGCCGCGCTGCGCGCCGAGGTGGAGCTGGCGTCCAAGCTCGCCGCGCTGATGGTTCCCTGA
- a CDS encoding MATE family efflux transporter, with protein MKPKFGTDLTTGSIPRHIVTFSLPMLIGSLLQTAYSFINAIWVGQFLGTGALATVTVSFPVVFTLFGIGMGMTLATNILVSQSYGAKRFDELRRVVDSSTVLILGLGILLTLLGEFFTPHILRAMDTPEDIFQPSVDYLRIFLLSMPTSFAMFALRSMLQGMGDSKTPLYFQLISVVLTTVLDPLLIFGHLGLPRLGLNGTAWATIVSQVLVLTVLVVWLHRQKSPVAPGWPRLSHLGPATWQTFRIGVPASIQQSLVSLGMVMVTGIVNGFGEISTAAFGAASRIDQIAFMPAINFGMAISTLAGQNLGAGHLPRVRQIFAWGCAFSGAITLVISAMAVLFPEALLKVFIRDPVVVELGTSYLHIVGACYVLFGLTFVSNGIINGAGSTMITTLISLLSLWVVRVPLAYTLSRQMHDVKGIWYAIAISFFVSLGCSMAYYFSGRWKKAVAHHKPTVLEQAKPDPAEVFANEAGEA; from the coding sequence ATGAAACCGAAGTTCGGGACAGATTTGACCACGGGCAGCATCCCCCGGCACATCGTGACCTTCTCCCTGCCGATGCTCATCGGCAGCCTGCTGCAGACGGCCTACAGCTTCATCAACGCCATCTGGGTGGGACAGTTCCTCGGCACCGGGGCCCTGGCCACCGTCACGGTGAGCTTTCCCGTCGTCTTCACCCTCTTCGGCATCGGGATGGGCATGACGCTCGCGACGAACATCCTCGTGTCGCAGAGCTATGGAGCCAAACGCTTCGACGAGCTGCGGCGGGTGGTGGACAGCTCCACCGTGTTGATCCTCGGCCTGGGCATCCTGCTGACCCTGCTGGGCGAGTTCTTCACGCCCCACATCCTGCGCGCCATGGACACGCCGGAGGACATCTTCCAACCCTCGGTGGACTACCTGCGCATCTTCCTGCTGTCGATGCCCACCAGCTTCGCCATGTTCGCGCTGCGCAGCATGTTGCAGGGAATGGGGGACTCGAAGACGCCCCTGTACTTCCAGCTCATCTCCGTCGTGCTCACCACGGTGTTGGATCCGCTCCTCATCTTCGGCCACCTGGGCCTGCCGCGCCTGGGGCTCAACGGCACCGCCTGGGCCACCATCGTCTCCCAGGTGCTCGTGCTGACCGTGCTGGTGGTCTGGCTGCATCGCCAGAAGTCTCCCGTCGCACCCGGCTGGCCGCGCCTGAGCCACCTCGGTCCGGCCACCTGGCAGACCTTCCGGATTGGTGTGCCCGCCTCCATCCAGCAGTCCCTGGTGTCACTCGGCATGGTGATGGTGACCGGCATCGTGAACGGCTTCGGGGAGATCTCCACGGCGGCCTTCGGCGCGGCCTCGCGCATCGATCAGATCGCCTTCATGCCGGCCATCAACTTCGGCATGGCCATCTCGACGCTCGCCGGACAGAACCTGGGGGCGGGCCACCTGCCCCGCGTCCGGCAGATCTTCGCGTGGGGGTGTGCCTTCAGCGGGGCCATCACCCTCGTCATCTCCGCGATGGCCGTCCTCTTCCCGGAGGCGCTCCTGAAGGTGTTCATCAGGGATCCCGTCGTCGTCGAGCTGGGGACCTCGTACCTGCACATCGTGGGCGCCTGCTACGTCCTGTTCGGCCTCACCTTCGTGAGCAACGGCATCATCAACGGAGCCGGCTCCACGATGATCACCACCCTCATCTCCCTGCTCAGCCTCTGGGTGGTCCGGGTGCCCCTGGCCTACACGCTGTCGCGCCAGATGCACGACGTGAAGGGCATCTGGTACGCCATCGCCATCAGCTTCTTCGTCTCGCTCGGCTGCAGCATGGCCTACTACTTCTCCGGGCGCTGGAAGAAGGCGGTGGCCCACCACAAGCCGACCGTCCTTGAGCAGGCCAAGCCGGACCCCGCCGAGGTCTTCGCCAATGAGGCCGGCGAGGCCTGA